A single Drechmeria coniospora strain ARSEF 6962 chromosome 03, whole genome shotgun sequence DNA region contains:
- a CDS encoding 20S proteasome subunit, which translates to MDHRPQAWGRPRDDVYGSYDASFMQSNTGPKQSTQQPIVTGTSVIAVKFKDGVVIAADNLASYGSLARFTDVKRLRPFANTSVVGCSGDVSDMQYLDRHLTDLALTEAYDSPDKPRLSAANLHRYLSKLLYRRRSKFDPLWNHLLVAGLDDEGEPFLAAADLLGSTYSAPSLATGFGAMLAQPIMRRYVPDEDSAKKLSREEAIDIVKECMKVLFYRDARSLDVYSIAVVTKDGVDIKTDEQLEKQSWAFAERIRGYGTQTV; encoded by the exons ATGGATCACCGTCCGCAAGCCTGGGGTCGA CCCAGAGATGACGTATACGGCAGCTACGATGCCTCCTTTATGCAATCCAATACTGGACCCAAGCAAAGCACCCAGCAGCCTATTGTGACGGGAACGTCGGTCATAGCCGTCAAGTTCAAGGACGGCGtggtcatcgccgccgatAACCTGG CATCGTACGGCTCCCTCGCACGATTCACCGACGTCAAGCGCCTTCGCCCCTTTGCCAACACATCCGTCGTCGGTTGTTCCGGGGACGTCTCTGACATGCAGTACCTCGATCGCCACCTCACCGATCTCGCCCTCACCGAGGCCTACGACTCCCCCGACAAACCGcggctctcggccgccaatCTTCACCGCTATCTCTCCAAACTCCTCTACAGACGCCGCTCCAAGTTCGATCCGCTCTGGAaccacctcctcgtcgccggcctcgacgacgagggcgagccaTTCCTAGCGGCCGCAGATCTCCTCGGTTCCACCTACTCCGCCCCCAGTCTCGCCACAGGCTTCGGCGCCATGCTCGCCCAACCCATCATGCGACGCTACGTCCCGGACGAGGATTCGGCCAAGAAATTGTCTCGCGAAGAGGCCATCGACATCGTCAAGGAATGCATGAAAGTTCTCTTTTACCGCGACGCCAGGAGCTTGGACGTCTAttccatcgccgtcgtcacgaaGGACGGCGTTGACATCAAGAcggacgagcagctcgagaaGCAGAGCTGGGCCTTTGCCGAGAGAATCAGAGGCTACGGCACCCAGACGGTCTGA
- a CDS encoding glutamine:fructose-6-phosphate amidotransferase — MHTGLSRLEYRGYDSAGLAVDGDKKNEVFAFKEVGKVAKLKSLVDSSKIDLDKVFDSHAGIAHTRWATHGPPSEINCHPHRSDPTWEFTIVHNGIITNYKELKTLLISKGFKFETETDTECIAKLTKYIHDQHPQIGFTDLAKAVIQELEGAYGLLIKSVHYPHEVIAARKGSPLVIGVKTEKRMKVDFVDVEYGDDSAALPAEAASQNVALKKDASDFLNPSNSNLLGAPDKSLLHRSQSRAFMTDDGMPMPTEFFLSSDPSAIVEHTKKVMYLEDDDIAHIHEGSLNIHRLKKIDGSSNVRTIQTLELELQEIMKGKFDHFMQKEIFEQPESVVNTMRGRLDIANKTVTLGGLRSYIATIRRCRRIIFIACGTSYHSCMAVRGIFEELAEIPISVELASDFLDREAPVFRDDTCIFVSQSGETADSLMALRYCLERGALTVGIVNVVGSSISMLTHCGVHVNAGPEIGVASTKAYTSQFIAMVMFALSLSEDRASKKKRREEIMEGLANVSGQIQEILALDKPIKELCQKVFQNQKSLLLLGRGSQFSTALEGALKIKEISYLHCEAVMSGELKHGVLALVDENLPIIMILTRDEIFKKSLNAYQQVIARGGKPIVICNKGDEEFKVSDATKIEVPRTVDCLQGLLNVIPLQLIAYWLAVLEGLNVDFPRNLAKSVTVE; from the exons ATGCACACAGGCCTGTCCCGCCTCGAGTACCGAGGATATGACTCGGCTGGTCTGGCTGTCGATGGCGACAAGAAGAACGAGGTGTTTGCCTTCAAGGAGGTGGGCAAGGTTGCCAAGCTCAAGTCGCTCGTCGACAGCTCCAAGATAGATCTCGACAAGGTCTTCGATTCACATGCCGGCATCGCCCACACTCGGTGGGCTACCCACGGTCCTCCATCCGAGATCAACTGCCACCCTCACCG ATCCGACCCAACCTGGGAGTTCACCATTGTCCACAATGGCATCATCACCAACTACAAGGAGCTCAAGACCCTGCTGATCAGCAAGGGTTTCAAGttcgagacggagacggacaCGGAGTGCATTGCAAAGCTCACCAAGTACATCCACGACCAGCACCCCCAGATCGGCTTCACCGACCTGGCCAAGGCTGTCATCCAGGAGCTGGAGGGTGCTTATGGCTTGCTCATCAAGTCTGTTCACTACCCGCACGAGGTCATTGCCGCTCGCAAGGGTTCCCCtctcgtcatcggcgtcaAGACGGAGAAGCGCATGAAGGTCGACTTTGTGGACGTCGAGTACGGTGACGACAGCGCCGCCCTCCCGGCCGAGGCTGCTTCCCAGAACGTCGCTCTCAAGAAGGACGCTTCCGACTTCCTCAACCCTAGCAACAGCAACCTCTTGGGAGCACCTGACAAGTCGCTCCTTCACCGTTCGCAATCGCGCGCCTTcatgacggacgacggcatgCCGATGCCCACCGAGTTCTTCTTGTCCTCGGACCCgtccgccatcgtcgagcacACCAAGAAGGTGATGTAtctcgaggatgacgacatTGCGCACATCCACGAGGGTTCGTTGAACATCCACCGGCTCAAGAAGATCGATGGCAGCTCCAACGTCCGCACCATCCAGACTCTGGAGCTCGAGCTCCAGGAGATCATGAAGGGCAAGTTTGACCACTTCATGCAGAAGGAGATCTTCGAGCAGCCAGAGTCGGTCGTCAACACGATGCGTGGCCGCCTCGACATTGCGAACAAGACGGTCACTCTCGGAGGCCTGCGATCCTACATCGCCACCAtccgtcgctgccgacgTATCATTTTCATTGCTTGCGGCACGAGCTACCACTCCTGTATGGCGGTGCGTGGTATCTTCGAGGAGCTTGCTGAAATTCCCATCTCGGTCGAGCTGGCATCCGACTTCCTCGATCGCGAGGCTCCTGTCTTCCGCGACGACACCTGCATCTTCGTCTCGCAGTccggcgagacggccgactcGCTCATGGCTCTGAGGTACTGCCTGGAGCGTGGTGCGCTCACCGTCGGTatcgtcaacgtcgtcggatcctccatctccatgcTCACCCACTGCGGCGTTCATGTCAACGCCGGTCCCGAGATCGGTGTTGCCTCCACCAAGGCGTACACGTCGCAGTTCATCGCCATGGTCATGTTCGCGCTGTCCCTCAGCGAGGACCGCGCCTCCAAGAAGAAGCGTCGCGAGGAGATCATGGAGGGCCTCGCCAACGTCTCCGGCCAAATCCAGGAGATTCTGGCCCTGGACAAGCCCATCAAGGAGCTTTGCCAGAAGGTCTTCCAGAACCAGAAGTCGttgctgctcctcggccgcggaaGCCAGTTCTCCACGGCCCTCGAAGGCGCCCTCAAGATCAAGGAAATTTCTTACCTTCACTGCGAGGCCGTCATGTCTGGTGAGCTCAAGCACGGCGTGCTCGCGCTCGTGGACGAGAATCTGCCCATCATCATGATCCTCACCCGTGACGAGATTTTCAAGAAGTCTCTCAACGCCTATCAGCAAG TCATTGCTCGTGGCGGCAAGCCCATTGTCATCTGCAACAAAGGCGATGAGGAGTTCAAGGTTTCGGACGCGACGAAGATTGAGGTCCCCAGGACGGTTGACTGCCTTCAGGGCCTCCTCAACGTCATTCCACTGCAGCTGATCGCCTACTGGCTTGCGGTTCTCGAAGGCCTCAACGTGGACTTCCCCCGCAACCTGGCCAAGTCGGTCACTGTGGAGTAA
- a CDS encoding Ubiquinol-cytochrome C reductase, UQCRX/QCR9-like protein yields the protein MSPFANTQRCSTIFRKNYAMLAVVFGAGFAFEMGFNSSMNKIWDNYNRGRQWKDIRSRYVEGADEDEE from the exons ATGAGCCCGTTCGCTAATACCCAGCGCTGCAGCACCATCTTCAGGAAGAACTACGCCATGCTGGCGGTGGTCTTCGGTGCCGGCTTTGCCTTCGAGAT GGGCTTCAACTCCAGCATGAACAAGATCTGGGACAACTACAATCGGGGC CGTCAATGGAAGGATATCCGAAGCAGATATGTcgagggtgccgacgaggacgaggagtaA